Sequence from the Pelomicrobium methylotrophicum genome:
GGCATTCGCCCCGACCTCACGACCCTCGGGAAGGTGATCGGCGGGGGACTGCCCGTGGCCGCCTTCGGCGGGCGGCGGGAGATCATGCGGTGCCTTGCGCCCCTGGGACCGGTGTATCAGGCGGGCACCCTGTCAGGCAATCCCGTGGCGGTGGCGGCGGGGCTTGCGACCCTCAAGCTCGTGCAAGCGGAAGGCTTCTACGATCGGCTTGCCGACACCGCGCGGACGTTGACCGAAGGGCTCGTCGCCATCGCCCGCCGTAAAGGGGTCCCCTTCTCGGCCCAGGCGATCGGGGGCATGTTCGGCCTGTATTTCCGCGAGTCGCCGCCGTCCACCTACGCCGAAGTCATGGCGTGCGATCGGGAGGCGTTCAACCGCTTCTTTCACCGGATGCTGCAGGAGGGCGTATACCTGGCGCCGTCGGCTTTCGAGGCCGGCTTTGTCTCCGCAGCCCATGGCCCCGCCGAGATCGAGCGGACCCTGGAGGCGGCGCAACGAGCCTTCGCCGCCCTGGGGTCTTAGGAGAAGGGGCGGCCGGAGCCGCCCGTGGCGTCCCACCGCGAAAAACCGATCCTTACCGGAGGCCGGCGATGTATTCCGACACCGCCTCGATCTCCCGGTCGGTCATCTTGGCGGCGATCGTCTGCATCATCCGCTCGGGATCGTTGGCCCGTTCCCCAGACCGGAAAGCCTTGAGCTGCGCTGCGGTATATTCGGCATATTGGCCCCCGAGCCGGGGGTAGCGGGCCGGAATGCCGGCTCCATTCGGCGCATGACAGGCGGCACAGGCGGGAAGCCCCTTGGAGGCGACGCCACCCCGATAGAGCCGCTCGCCTTCCCGGGCCAACGCTTCGTCCTTGGCTTGGGCAGGCTTGAGCTTCTGCCGGGCGTAATAAACCCCCAGCGCCTTCATGTCCTCGGGTGTGAGCGTCGTCACCATGCCCGCCATGATGGGGTTTTGCCGCGCACCGGACTTAAAGTTGGCAAGCTGCTTGGTGATGTATTGGGCGTGCTGAGCGGCCAAGATCGGATTGGCCGGCGTCGGGCTGTTGCCATCCGGCCCGTGACAGGCCGCACACACCTGGCCCGCGATTGTCTGGGCTTGGGCCAAGTCCACCTCTTTGGCCGGCTCTGCCTGGGCGGTCACGGCCCAAACCGCCGCAGCGAGCGCCATACCGGCGCGGGTCCGCTTCATCTTCACTCCTTGTCTCTGAAAAATTACGGAATTTTATACCAGTCCTCTGGTATCATGCCACTGGATGGTCGCGCGCGGATGCCCACGCTCCCGGATGAACCCTTTCCAGCAACTGTCGTTCACCGTCAGCGTGGCCCGGCTGGCCGATTTGCCCGCTTCGGAGCGGGAAGTCGCCATTGCGGGCCGCTCCAACGCCGGCAAGTCGAGCCTCATCAATACGCTCGCTTGCCGGAAGCGTCTCGCCTACGTAAGCAAGACGCCGGGCCGCACCCGGGAGATCAATTTCTTCCGCGTCGCGGCCGGCCGCTTTGTGGTGGATCTGCCCGGCTACGGCTATGCCCGGGTACCGTTGCCGGTGAAGGAGGGATGGCAGCAGCTGGTCAGCGGGTATCTGGCCGGCCGCCCTTCCCTCGCCGGGCTGGTGCTCCTCATGGACGTGCGTCATCCGCTCACGCCCCTGGACCGGCAGCTTCTCGCCTGGCTGACGCCCAGCGGAAAGCCGGTGCACGCGGTGCTCACCAAGGCGGACAAGCTCTCGCGCCAGGGGGCGGCCCGGACGCTCGCAGAGGTCCGCAAGGTGCTCGAGCGGGAGGCGCCCGCCGTCAGCCTGCAGTTGTTCTCCAGTTTCACCCGTCAAGGGGTTGACGAGCTGGCGGAGCGGCTCGCAACATGGTTGGAAATAAAAAATGCCCCCGGCTAAAGGGGAGTAAAACCGGGGGCCAAGGCCTTAATGGAGATTAAGGCACCCGCTCAGGGAGGAGAAGCGGGAGACGATGGAGACATCGTCTGCACGATATGATCGTGGTCGCCGGCGAAAGTTCCCGCCGTGCACCATGCCTGCGCCCAGACAGTGAAAGGCCAAAAGCAATGATACCGCTGGGAAGCTATCCCCGGCGCCGGATGCGGCGGATGCGCCGCGACGAGTTTTCCCGCCGTCTGGTGCGCGAGCACCGCCTCGATGCTGCCGACCTCATCTACCCGGTGTTTGTACTAGACGGCACCGGCCGCGAAGAAGCCGTACCGTCCATGCCGGGCGTCAGCCGCCTGAGCGTGGACCGCCTGCTCCCCCGCGCCGAGGAGTGCCTCCGTCTGGGCGTGCCCGCCATCGCCTTGTTCCCGGTGGTGGAGCCCGCGCTCAAGAGCCCCGACGCTGCCGAGGCCCTGAACCCCGAGGGCCTCGTGCCGCGGGCCATCCAGGCGCTCAAGCAACGCTTTCCCGAGCTGGGCCTGATCACGGACGTGGCGCTGGATCCCTACACGAGCCACGGACAGGACGGCCTCATCGACGAATCGGGCTACGTCGTCAACGACGAAACCGTCTCCGTGCTCGTGCGCCAGGCGACGGTGCACGCCGCCGCCGGCGCCGACATCGTGGCCCCCTCCGACATGATGGACGGGCGCATCGGGCGAATCCGGGAAGCCTTGGACGCTGCCGGCTTCATTCATACTCGGATCCTCGCCTACGCCGCCAAGTACGCCTCCAGCTTCTACGGCCCGTTCCGGGAGGCGGTGGGCTCGGCCGCCAGCCTCGGCCAAGGGAACAAATACACTTACCAGATGGACCCGGCCAATTCGGACGAAGCCCTTTGGGAAGTGGGCCTGGACCTGCAAGAGGGCGCCGACATGGTGATGGTGAAGCCGGGCCTGCCCTATCTCGACATCGTGCGGCGGGTAAAGGACACCTTCCGCGCCCCCACCCTCGTCTACCAGGTGAGCGGCGAGTACGCGATGCTCAAGGCCGCCGCCCAGCAGGGCTGGCTCGACGAGCGCTCGTGCGTGCTGGAGGCCCTGCTCGCCATCAAGCGTGCCGGCGCCGACGGCATTCTCACCTACTTCGCCCTGGAGGCGGCCCGCTGGCTCAGGGCGGCGTGACAGCAACCCCCGGTCAATTCTCCTCGTCCCGCAAAAGCATCTCCACGTAGGCGGTCTTCGCCCGCAGCGGGATGCCG
This genomic interval carries:
- the yihA gene encoding ribosome biogenesis GTP-binding protein YihA/YsxC: MNPFQQLSFTVSVARLADLPASEREVAIAGRSNAGKSSLINTLACRKRLAYVSKTPGRTREINFFRVAAGRFVVDLPGYGYARVPLPVKEGWQQLVSGYLAGRPSLAGLVLLMDVRHPLTPLDRQLLAWLTPSGKPVHAVLTKADKLSRQGAARTLAEVRKVLEREAPAVSLQLFSSFTRQGVDELAERLATWLEIKNAPG
- the hemB gene encoding porphobilinogen synthase, translated to MIPLGSYPRRRMRRMRRDEFSRRLVREHRLDAADLIYPVFVLDGTGREEAVPSMPGVSRLSVDRLLPRAEECLRLGVPAIALFPVVEPALKSPDAAEALNPEGLVPRAIQALKQRFPELGLITDVALDPYTSHGQDGLIDESGYVVNDETVSVLVRQATVHAAAGADIVAPSDMMDGRIGRIREALDAAGFIHTRILAYAAKYASSFYGPFREAVGSAASLGQGNKYTYQMDPANSDEALWEVGLDLQEGADMVMVKPGLPYLDIVRRVKDTFRAPTLVYQVSGEYAMLKAAAQQGWLDERSCVLEALLAIKRAGADGILTYFALEAARWLRAA
- a CDS encoding c-type cytochrome gives rise to the protein MKRTRAGMALAAAVWAVTAQAEPAKEVDLAQAQTIAGQVCAACHGPDGNSPTPANPILAAQHAQYITKQLANFKSGARQNPIMAGMVTTLTPEDMKALGVYYARQKLKPAQAKDEALAREGERLYRGGVASKGLPACAACHAPNGAGIPARYPRLGGQYAEYTAAQLKAFRSGERANDPERMMQTIAAKMTDREIEAVSEYIAGLR